One genomic window of Glycine soja cultivar W05 chromosome 9, ASM419377v2, whole genome shotgun sequence includes the following:
- the LOC114368762 gene encoding putative pentatricopeptide repeat-containing protein At1g12700, mitochondrial has product MSFSRRLRFSVSLSIPNFSSFLQNSSHSHFHSQPPSIQNVDDAVSQFNRMLCMRHTPPIIQFNKILDSFAKMKHYSTAVSLSHRLELKGIQPNLITLNILINCFCHMGQITFGFSVLTKILKRGYHPDTITFTTLIKGLCLKGQVKKALHFHDKLLAQGFQLNQVSYGTLINGVCKIGDTRAAIKLLRKIDGRLTKPNVVMYNTIIDALCKYQLVSEAYGLFSEMTVKGISADVVTYNTLIYGFCIVGKLKEAIGLLNEIVLKTINPDVRTYTILVDALCKEGKVKEAKSVLAVMLKACVEPNVITYNTLMDGYVLLYEVRKAQHVFNAMSLMGVTPDVHTYTILINGFCKNKMVDEALNHFKEMHQKNMVPDIVTYCSLIDGLCKSGRISYVWNLIDEMRDRGQPTNVITYSSLIDGLCKNGHLDRAIALFNKMKDQGIRPNMFTFTILLDGLCKGGRLKDAQEVFQDLLTKGYHLNVYTYNVMINGHCKQGLLEEALTMLSKMEDNGCIPNTFTFDIIINALFKKDENDKAEKLLQQMIARGLL; this is encoded by the coding sequence ATGTCATTCTCACGAAGGTTAAGGTTTTCTGTCTCTCTTTCCATTCccaatttttcctcttttcttcaaaactcctcacattctcactttcacTCTCAGCCCCCATCCATTCAAAATGTTGACGATGCCGTTTCCCAATTCAATCGCATGCTGTGTATGCGTCATACCCCACCCATCATCCAATTTAACAAGATTTTAGATTCCTTTGCGAAGATGAAGCACTATTCCACTGCTGTTTCCCTTTCTCACCGATTGGAACTCAAGGGAATTCAGCCTAACCTTATTACTTTGAACATTCTCATTAATTGTTTCTGTCATATGGGTCAAATCACTTTCGGCTTCTCTGTATTGACCAAGATTCTCAAGAGGGGTTACCATCCCGACACCATAACCTTCACAACACTCATCAAAGGTCTCTGTCTTAAGGGACAAGTCAAGAAAGCACTGCACTTTCACGACAAGCTATTAGCACAAGGATTTCAACTCAACCAAGTTAGTTATGGGACTTTGATCAATGGAGTATGCAAGATAGGAGACACAAGAGCTGCCATCAAGTTGCTGAGAAAGATTGATGGACGACTGACTAAACCTAACGTGGTAATGTACAACACAATTATTGACGCCCTGTGCAAATATCAACTTGTAAGTGAGGCTTATGGTTTATTTTCTGAAATGACTGTCAAGGGAATTTCTGCTGATGTTGTCACTTATAATACTCTAATATATGGCTTCTGCATCGTGGGTAAGTTGAAAGAAGCAATTGGTTTGTTAAATGAGATTGTATTGAAAACTATCAACCCAGATGTTCGTACCTATACCATACTGGTTGATGCGTTATGTAAAGAAGGAAAGGTGAAAGAAGCAAAAAGTGTGTTAGCTGTGATGCTGAAAGCATGTGTGGAACCTAATGTTATTACTTATAATACTTTAATGGATGGATATGTCTTACTTTATGAAGTGAGGAAGGCACAACATGTATTCAATGCTATGTCCCTAATGGGAGTGACTCCTGACGTTCACACTTACACGATCCTCATTAACGGATTTTGTAAGAATAAAATGGTGGACGAGGCATTAAATCACTTTAAGGAAATGCATCAGAAAAATATGGTTCCCGACATAGTGACATACTGTTCTCTTATTGATGGTTTATGCAAATCCGGGAGAATATCTTATGTTTGGAATCTTATTGATGAGATGCGTGATAGAGGTCAACCTACAAATGTAATCACCTACAGTTCTTTAATAGATGGATTATGCAAAAACGGTCATCTTGACAGGGCAATTGCATTGTTCAACAAAATGAAAGATCAGGGAATTCGACCGAATATGTTCACATTCACTATACTTCTTGATGGACTATGTAAAGGTGGAAGACTTAAGGATGCACAAGAGGTTTTTCAAGATCTTTTGACTAAAGGATATCATCTCAATGTCTACACATACAATGTTATGATCAATGGGCATTGTAAACAGGGCCTGCTCGAGGAAGCATTGACCATGCTGTCAAAAATGGAAGACAATGGTTGCATCCCTAATACATTTACTTTTGACATTATCATCAACGCTCTCTTTAAAAAAGATGAGAATGATAAGGCAGAGAAACTTCTTCAACAAATGATTGCTAGAGGCTTGTTGTAA
- the LOC114368767 gene encoding aldose 1-epimerase-like, with protein MNFVCCFPDPLSPLQISGGNVGFDKKVWEIVEHKKGETPSITFKCHSHDGEEGYPGDITVTATYTLTSSTTLRLDMEEVPKDKPTIVNLAQHTYWNLAGHNSGNILDHSIHLWANHITPVDENTVPTGEIMLVKGTPFDFTSFNRIGSTISQVGLGYDDNYVLDCGEEKEGLRHTAKVRDPSSSRVLNLWTNAPGVQFYTTNYVNGVQGKGGAIYGKHARLCLEIQVLYMKRRCYIYSLITHLVIVV; from the exons ATGAATTTTGTTTGCTGTTTTCCTGATCCACTGTCCCCTCTCCAAATTTCAGGTGGAAATGTTGGGTTTGATAAGAAGGTATGGGAGATAGTTGAACATAAGAAAGGCGAAACCCCCTCAATCACTTTTAAGTGCCACAGTCATGATGGAGAGGAAG GTTATCCTGGGGATATCACCGTTACTGCCACTTACACACTCACCTCAAGCACAACTCTGAGGCTTGACATGGAAGAAGTGCCAAAGGACAAGCCCACCATAGTTAACTTAGCTCAGCATACCTACTGGAACTTAGCTGGCCACAACTCAGGGAATATACTTGACCATTCAATTCACTTATGGGCTAATCATATCACGCCTGTGGACGAGAATACGGTGCCAACCGGTGAAATCATGCTAGTGAAGGGTACCCCTTTTGATTTTACATCCTTTAATAGAATAGGCAGCACCATTAGTCAGGTTGGACTGGGATATGACGACAATTATGTGCTTGATTGTGGGGAAGAGAAAGAGGGTTTGAGACATACTGCAAAAGTGAGGGATCCATCAAGTTCAAGAGTACTTAACTTGTGGACAAATGCCCCTGGTGTGCAATTTTACACTACAAACTATGTGAATGGTGTTCAAGGAAAAGGAGGTGCTATATATGGAAAGCATGCCAGGTTATGTCTCGAGATACAGGTGCTATATATGAAAAGGAggtgttatatatatagtttaattactcatttggtcaTTGTAGTTTAA
- the LOC114368465 gene encoding putative pentatricopeptide repeat-containing protein At1g12700, mitochondrial, with translation NSLHSHFHSQPPSIQNVDDAVSQFNRMLCMRHTPPIIQFNKILDSFAKMKHYSTAISLSHRLELKGIQLDLFTLNILINCFCHMGQITFNFSILAKILKRGYHPDTITFTTLIKGLCLKGQVKKALHFHDKLLAQGFQLNQVSYGTLINGVCKIGDTRAAIKLLRKIDGRLTKPNVVMYNTIIDALCKHQLVSEAYGLFSEMTVKGISADVVTYNTLIYGFCIVGKLKEAIGLLNKMVLKTINPNVRTYNILVDALFKEGRVKEAKNVLAFTSHHIKKPDTTFNLKAQVYGSSPHLYGAQPFHFYPMWDFTSHLYSNNNVMINGHCKQDLLDEALSMLSKMEDNGCKANAVTFEIIISALFEKDENDKAEKLLHEMIARGLL, from the exons AACTCCTTACATTCTCACTTTCACTCTCAGCCCCCATCCATTCAAAATGTTGACGATGCCGTTTCCCAATTCAATCGCATGCTGTGTATGCGTCATACCCCACCCATCATCCAATTTAACAAGATTTTAGATTCCTTTGCGAAGATGAAGCACTATTCCACTGCTATTTCCCTTTCTCACCGATTGGAACTCAAGGGAATTCAGCTTGACCTTTTTACTTTGAATATTCTCATTAATTGTTTCTGTCATATGGGTCAAATTACTTTCAATTTCTCTATATTGGCCAAGATTCTCAAGAGGGGTTACCATCCCGACACCATAACCTTCACAACACTGATCAAAGGTCTGTGCCTTAAGGGACAAGTCAAGAAAGCACTGCACTTTCACGACAAGCTATTAGCACAAGGATTTCAACTCAACCAAGTTAGTTATGGGACTTTGATCAATGGAGTATGCAAGATAGGAGACACAAGAGCTGCCATCAAGTTGCTGAGAAAGATTGATGGACGACTGACTAAACCTAACGTGGTAATGTACAACACAATTATTGACGCCCTGTGCAAACATCAACTTGTAAGTGAGGCTTATGGTTTATTTTCTGAAATGACTGTCAAGGGAATTTCTGCTGATGTTGTCACTTATAATACTCTAATATATGGCTTCTGCATCGTGGGTAAGTTGAAAGAAGCAATTGGTTTGTTAAATAAAATGGTATTGAAAACTATCAACCCAAATGTCCGTACCTATAATATACTGGTTGATGCATTATTTAAAGAAGGAAGGGTGAAAGAAGCCAAAAATGTTTTAGCTTTCACGAGCCACCACATAAAGAAGCCTGACACCACAttc aaccttaaggctcaagtttatgggtcttctcctcacttatatggtgctcaacctttTCACTTCTACccaatgtgggacttcacctcacacttataCTCCAACAATAATGTTATGATCAATGGGCATTGTAAACAGGACCTGCTTGATGAAGCATTGTCCATGCTGTCAAAAATGGAAGACAATGGATGCAAGGCTAATGCAGTAACTTTTGAAATTATCATCAGTGCTCTCTTTGAAAAAGATGAGAATGATAAGGCAGAAAAACTTCTTCATGAAATGATTGCTAGAGGCTTGTTGTAA